Part of the Paenibacillus sp. YPG26 genome, GACTTTCTTTAGAAGGAGATCCTAATGGTTATGCAGCGAAAGATGAGATTGCCGACTACTTACATAGCTACGCGAAGCATTTTGAGCTTCCCATTCAGTTGAATACCGAGGTACTTAAGGTATCGAAGACAGAAGATCGCTTTCTGCTAGAGACGAATCAAGGGCAATTCTCATCAAGGCATGTTATTGTTGCCGCAGGCCCGTTTCAAAAGCCTTTAATTCCACAGATATCCGGTTCTATATCAAGTGACGTTATACAGTTACATACGGCTAACTACAGGAACTCATCCCAACTCCAGGAGGGACCTATGCTGGTTGTGGGCGGTGGTAACTCGGGGGCTCAAATCGCCGTTGAATTGGCGGATCAATATCCCGTGACGTTATCGGCAAGTCACAAGATCAGATTCATGCCTGTCCAGCTCATGTCAAAGAGTATATTCTGGTGGTTTGGGAAGCTCAGGGTCTATCAGGCTAGTGTACATTCCAGATTCGGGCAGTGGCTGCGCAATAAGCCTGATCCCGTCTTTGGATATGAACTGAAGAATCTTCTGGCAAAAGGCAGTGTGAACCTCAAGCCGCGTACTAAGGCCGCTGTTAATGGTGATATCGTATTTGAAGATAACACTTCAATTCCGGTTAAGAACATCATCTGGGCAACGGGCTACTATTCAGATTACCGCTGGATTGATATCCCTGATGCTATAGATGAGAAGGGGAAGCCGCGCCATGATGAAGGTGTCAGTCCAGTGGCAGGACTGTATTATGTGGGAATGCCTTGGCAGAGAAATCGCAGTTCAGCTCTCCTTGGCGGAGTTGGCCGGGATGCCGAAGCTGTTGTCACAAAGATAATCAAGCCTTATCGATAAGTCTATCGGCGTCAGTTCTTGTGAGAATACTATAATATGCAAAATGAGCCCTGGATTCTATTCCAGAGCTCATTTTGACATATTAACGGCTGCTTAAATTCAGTTCAGCCTGATATTCACCTTCACGCTGCGCTGGCGGCATACAAGTCTTGATGAAGAACAGCGGATAAATCAATAAATACAGATTAAATAACCA contains:
- a CDS encoding NAD(P)/FAD-dependent oxidoreductase, whose amino-acid sequence is MRSYDVIVIGAGQAGLAAGYFLRQSGLSFILLDQHHQVGSVWRERYDSLILFTPRFYSALPGLSLEGDPNGYAAKDEIADYLHSYAKHFELPIQLNTEVLKVSKTEDRFLLETNQGQFSSRHVIVAAGPFQKPLIPQISGSISSDVIQLHTANYRNSSQLQEGPMLVVGGGNSGAQIAVELADQYPVTLSASHKIRFMPVQLMSKSIFWWFGKLRVYQASVHSRFGQWLRNKPDPVFGYELKNLLAKGSVNLKPRTKAAVNGDIVFEDNTSIPVKNIIWATGYYSDYRWIDIPDAIDEKGKPRHDEGVSPVAGLYYVGMPWQRNRSSALLGGVGRDAEAVVTKIIKPYR